Within the Vicia villosa cultivar HV-30 ecotype Madison, WI unplaced genomic scaffold, Vvil1.0 ctg.003558F_1_1, whole genome shotgun sequence genome, the region atgattaattagttgattaatttattgattaagttgtagaaatagtattgaagaaatactagatttattatatggacttaattaagtgatggtggtagtaaaacgtggggtgtgaatgttaggcccaataggtttaatgaaattaggttaagataaggattaggctaattagaagagaaaaagtcttggggaattggttatgggaagttgtagagaagagagaaaataggagagaaattcattaccgtttttcttgcagcagtctcactaaatcgaagatccccgattcgttaaccgttggatagtcgccaaattttgtgggtaggttcgcaacacctgtagctaacttttgaccgttgggatcttcaaaataaggtctgagttgtgagatatgatcatcgcactgtagctgcatatttgggaaaattttcaacttttgattctgattaaaataggcaatggttgggagctaaggctagatggcttcgatcggtagaattgtagaacggactccgaatacaaggtaaggggtggggttctaactctataaccggactcatgatgaatgatatgtgtgggttaaatttgtaggaaattattcctgattatttgttgtgattctgtcatgttgattcgatgaaattagttgttgttgtggtgataattgttgttgttttatgcgaagttgaaggatgtttcagtgacgatgtatacctctatttattagtatagcgacgatataggcttatgccttgtgacgatgatgttgtttgttgtgtgtgtttgttgcattcatatacatatgcatttttggcgacggcctggattggcaaattagtgacgaaggcttatgccttgatgcctctgtttaactggcaattggcgatgggggctgaagccctgggtaccacatgcatgtgcagttgtagagtctcattgtatgtggcatgagtgtgatttaattgtgatgtgatgtgacttgagttgttgttaaattgtgataatatggagttgtaattataaattgttatactaatgacgtgttgtgacaggtattgtctagaagatgagaaatagttgttataactattaatatgttgttgttatttatttttgttaattataactgttcaggttaattgttattataaatgtagtctgaaagctgtaacgtgataatttcgtacgattaaattctaatatattgtttatcatgcgtttgtttatattggtagatatctcaccctttctgaatgatgtttccctaccatgggaaattgacaggtactcaagatagcggtggaagttttgaagtgattttatgaagtctttagttgctgttagtcgagttggtgtcttgctctgatacgtagcactcggggggaataaaacgattgttttatttattaattcttttgctgaatttttatatggttttggtttaaattgtaacttaaagttaccgtgcaatgatgctacgacttgatttgaatagttatgaagtttgttgattccgctgcgagttaattattgaatttaaacaaagtgatttttttgtaatgatttgattatcattttaaattcttgtgctatgtatctatatgaaggcaaataagccgtaactgtttttgaaatgaagaatatgtgatacctcaaatgaacttgtttggaatttatactctgattttccgtataatttatcgggtagatttggggtgttacacctggCGGTGATATGAAGCTATgtctctttggtacgttagtcccccGGCAGTAACCAAGATCTATttctatcatgttagtcccctggcaatgatacACAACTACGACTTATTACGTTAGTCCCTGAGCAGTAATGAGTTatgtttatcacgttagtcccttggcagtgatctccttcaaatcatcTTGTTGATCAATATCACGTTAGTCCGTTGGCAGTGATATAAAGCTACGTCTCcttgcaaatagggatttattttccctgtttCTCAAatagttcttcaattgggtttatcacgttagtcccttggcagtgatcttcttcaaaatttcatcaataacaaacaaggttctattttttccttttccaaagttactaacttcaactaacataactaacaatcatgcatcattcaattaacatacctcattcatacataatgcatatacatacatcgctctcatttatttttgaCAAGCTctctgcatcatacatcgcatgcatcataacattgcataaaattcaggttgcctttttaggccgtactacaaccaaaacacagtggtccctttcaagagcatctgcttcacatccaagaaaaagaggggtatttaccttggattgcatctttaagcccatctcccatagAACATCCTTCCTgacaagtgcaaatttcagggcattctcagtgttcaatcatcttctacctttagatcacgataggcagacgtgcctatccaactctttaggtttaagaagattgaacaggggcagctgtcataccccaaaatttgccctcttatattcaatcaaaggttcctctatgcatcttcaatggctcaagtttCAAAGGCTTATATCAAGGaacctccatgtcaaaagtcaagcttccattccaaagattgctcactcaatggctcagaggACCaacaatcgactatgttgacctaaaagtcaactatagtcaaagtacaatcaaacttcaagatttttggtcaacatcaagcatgtgaggttatatccatcatttgatcaaagtttgatcatgatccatcaatagaaactcagaaatgaacaaattcaaatggttcaaattagggttttttataggaaagtcaactcaactttgactggccataactctctcatactttatcggaaattcctcactcaaagcctattctgaaggaaattggattctctacaactttgtctctcacaagccaaggccagaaatgaatcatttgggagatatggtacaagagattataggtcctccgaaaagtcaacaaagaacaccttttgggtcaaaactcataacttgagcatgaaagcttcaattgagatgaaaccaaaagggtcatttagaagACTCTTTACGCTTTCTAAAAATGatcaagaacacctccatagtgctaaaattgagagagatacaagGTGTACAAGTTAGGCGATTTGGAGAAAATACACAAAAGTCAACTTGAGCAAAATCACttattttgactaatgggcctaaatttGAGTTTCCATACATGATCATGAGTTCAATAAAAGCCCTTAaatttgttttcatattttttgtaccatttatttgatttatttgaatttttattcatttaaatacaaaataaatcgaataaaatcacaaaataatgaaataaattgtATGGGTTCACTTTCCATCATCCAAGGGCCCAAGAGACATCCAAAGAATATCCAAATTCGTGATGCATGGTCATGGAGATAGATTTTCTaagaaaataacatattttttatcaAGGTTTTTCTCTCCAAATAAAAGGTATCCAAGCCCATAAAAGAACCCTAACCAATCcttatatatacaaaaatattgcAGCCCTAAAAGGGGGACGAAATTTGGAGCACAAGACATTAGGGTTCTTGGAGAGAAAATTTTCAAGAAAGCTAGGGCAAGTGTGATCTTTGAGTGCAACTTCTCCCACTTAATTCTAAGCGTTGCATTATACTCCTGGAGGTTCCAGGATCGATTCTCGACCGTACTCAAAGCCCAGAACGTCGTATCTTCACTACCAAGAGTGTATCATCGTGGTGAATAATGTTTGATCTATATTCATAATTCATGCATTTTTTATTGATTCTATGTGCATATACGTATTCCTGGTAATGTTTGAAGGGATCTTGATCCATTATTAACAAGTTGGGGCGTAAGAGTGAAgagccaccattgttagggctttcAAACACATATGTTCGGTTTCGCATTTGCAAGCTTTTACAGGCCAAGagaacaccaccatcgtgttcaggaggcctcaattagtggatctgggtcggcatcctttttgtttttgatttatttCGCAGGTTTAAAGTTGCTGCTATGGAGGAAGGagaacctgcggaaaaatccgcaggtaaaatcgtAGGAGATTTCGCGTATAATTCCGCAAGTGAGATAAGGAAGATGTTGAACAGTACCTGGGTGGAAGGTGGATGGCACGTAGTGACTCTTCATTGGCCAGTCAATATTGCTTTGTTCTCTCTCTATTTTCATTGGCTGGTCAAGAATTCAAAGACACTCTCTCTTCACCTCATTCGTCAGTCAGCGCCACGCGGGTCCCACGATTTGACTGTCCATTTGTTTCTtcttgtttttatatatttttatttatgtgacATATGGATGACTAACATGATTTGGTAGAGTTGGCAAAGGCGTGGGGATGGTGACTTTGAGGGCCTAGGTTCGAGACCTGACCTTGATCctttatttttaacaaattaaatgatgcatgattcagcaCTCCGTCCCACACATGGCGCACCGTACACACTCGTTATCAGCCACGAGATCACACTAATGCCCAGATCTGACGCACCAGGATTGAAGGCATACCATGCTCTCTCAAGAAACCATCACACAGAATCACACCAGGTTCTATCTttctattttttggtattttatttatttttgttatattgtttATGTAATTATATttggtttttaattatttttattatatacataatttacttttaaaattatattaataatatagttaggatttagaattattttcccgACTATTtagattattcgatttaatttattttaatctttaGTCATAAAAACCACAACAACCCTAGAAAAGTTTATaacgcattagggtttgcccaatcccattggccgctTAGCCcaagtattaggattagggttttctaaccaaCTTAGCTTTTAGCCAAACAatcttagaattttattcgcttcgattaaattaattgatcgcggtgggtaataatcgaattatttaaattaattaaattcaaatcatataaatcaaatacatattatttggctaaagggttccaaccatcttattggttgcgatgattagcctattttttctataaaattcattattatttataatcgaatcGATCGATTACGAGgaataatgatacaaattaaacaataaaaattctaaaaaatacatttatttattattagtgataattgaatccatcaaATAAAATTGGTAATAATACACTACTAATCTTtaaactatggtgatcaaatctattgatcatcgcggttaATGGTACATAttaaaaaatcagggttgtacgcccaaacattcaaaacacactaagccacaaaactacggattttcattcttttcaatcaggcaattcaaaatgcctttcaaatcaaattcaaaactacgataggccattcaaaaagccttcaaaccatttcataatcaattctaaggcgtacaaccctgttcccgaactacgtagactctgatcctccataaggaggtacgtaggcacttggcaacaaggcgagtcccctcccccataaatctcattttgtcccgattatGTTCCTTAATCATAAACTTTTAACTTTGATAATTTTTGCCATTTACCCTAtgactttctgtcacctttctttatattaaccctataatgcaaaccataggaaagggttgagggtgcctaacaccttccctcgacctgattataataacttacccctgATCTCTCAACTGCGCAAaatttcctattcgccttggtagaataggtggcgactctaatctttaatttttagggcaggttgctacacctgtACGTTACCAAcatagaggtaacattcaaacagaaggggtgagaaatCATAATCAATAATCAAAGGCAAATTCTGCAAGGTAGGATATCAACACATAATATATTTCACATAATCTCAATCACAGTGTATCAATTACACTCTCGTGTCCAACACACCAATCAATCACAActcaataattataattaaacaaATGTACACATGACTCGTTATATAATCCAACTCGTCTATGCAactctatgcatatgcatgtggtaccatatcaTTAAAAATTGGTTCACTCAGGAACCGGGTTCACCCTGCTCGAACCCCGAATCCACCCTGCTCGGATTCGGGACAAATCACAAATCCACCCTGCTCGGATTGCAACTCGTCATTTTCATATACAACAACGACATCATGAATGCATGTTTAAACACATAaatgcaacaacaacataatatttaAAGTCTCATTCGGACAATAAACAACGTGCATTGACCCACGATAATAGTTCACCCTACTCGAACTATTATCCCACAACACAACATCAACATTAATATCATTCAACATCACATACTCACCATCGGCCAATCACCACAACAATATActtataaaatcaacaagtattcaATTAAAAAGCATATTAATTAGGCACAACACCATCATCTGCCCATGAGCAACCATCTCTCATtgaaattaataaaatcaattaaaattaattttaatcctTTAAATCACTCCAAGCAGCCCTTAACGCTACCTGACAGTTGCCAACAATCTCGAAAACTCAAAAGAAtcgaaaataataattttataaattcaaaacatctcaacaaaatattttcatttatttattctatattattaacttgtaaaaagttataacaatatataattataactcGACAGAATTTACAAGTGCCTGGGTTTGGCAGGCAGCTTGCAATTATGTATCGAAAGAGCAGGTTTTTTCGCGATCAAAGTGACACCGTTGGGAGCAAACAAATGCCTTTTGGAGGAAAGTGAAGATGGAATAATGGAAGCTTTTAGTAATGCAGGAGAAGAATGGTGGAAAGATTGGTTCACAGAAATAGCTAAATGGAATTTTAACGATGTTGACACTTCTCGCGCGGCTTGGCTGAAGGTTTTTGGAATTCTGCTTGTGGCTTGGAATATGGAATTCTTCTCATCTTTGGCTTCTTGTTTAGGGACTTTGATCAGTTTTGACACTAACACTACGGACGGCAAATTGATGGAGGTGGCAAGAATTCAGATTAGCATGGACATCAACGTCAAGGTTCAAGAAACGACGAAGGTCTTGATAGATGGAAAGCTGTTTTCGTTGGTGATAAAGGAGGAAGCTTCGACGATGTGCAGTCTCCATTCAGGTAACTTTCGGTTCTTTTTCCCTGGGCCAAAATCTTCGGATTCTGTGTGTTCTGATTCTTTTAGGTCTGTCGAGGATTCTGAGCGGAGTGTATCGGAGAACAAGATTGTTTCATCTTCAGATAGTATTGAAGATTTCTCCGTGCACAATGAGGGAGCTTTTCCGGTGGGGAATTACATTAATTCAGAACCTGTTGCTATCGATGCAAACAATCGGTTGGAAACAGGGGCTGGTTCTGGGCAGGGGGTTCTAAGAGGTTTTCGGCTGAAGTTTGTCCTGGTTTCAAAGGCACGATTTTGAATGAAAGGGAGGGTGCCCATATCGGTGTTAATAGTGCTGAAGGTATCTCATTTTCGGGGTCTATTGAGGAGGCAGGGGCAGGCTATTTTGACAGAGCCATTAGGAATGTAGTGGAGGAGGGTTCGGTTCAGGTGTTAATGCAGAAGAAAAGTGGCAGCCCAGCATCTTGTGGTTCGATTTCATTGGGAAAATATGTTTCTTCTGTGGCTTGTTCTATGATCCCGAAGAAACGTCACGACACAAAGATTGTTAAGTTTAAACATTTGTCGGATTTTAGTGGGGggagaattttcaaaaataaaaactatttgtaTAAGAGGAGTAAGAAAAAGGGAAAAGGAGATGTGATTTCAAAATCTAGGGGTGGGATGAACTCGATGTCGATGGAGGAGTCGGTTGAGGGGAGGGACCGATTGAAGGTTAACACCAAGGATGTCTGTTATGAATCCTTTTCGGAGAATAATTTAATTGGACACAACAACATTAAACAATGGGAGAATATGGACAAGGATGTTAATGGAAGGATGTGGAAGGCGTTTGTAGCGATGGGTATGGGAAATTTAAAGGAAAAGAAtggattcaaaataaaaaaaaaaggtgacTTGGAAAAAGAGGAGGTAGAGAGAAAACAGTTAAGGAAGGAGAATACATCTAGTTGGAAATGATTATTGTATCTTTTAATATTAGAGGTGGGGGAAACGCTCTCAAGAGAAGGAGAATTAGTTCTATTTTAAAGAAGGGCGATGCAGACATTGTGTTGatacaagaaacaaaattgaCAAATATGGAGGATTTCGTAGCTAAGAGTATGTGGAGTAACACGGATGTTGGCTTTTCTTTTACTAACACCGTAGGTATGTCGGGAGGAATATTGACTTTATGGAGGACGGAAAGAGTGGAGGTAATACATAGTTTCAAAGGAGAAGGGTATATAGGCATAAAAGTGTTTTGGAAGGGTAATATTTACTACGTGGTGAGTGTTTACTCATCTTGTCTTCTTTTTAAGAAAAAAGAGTTGTGGGAGAATTTAGTGCATGTGAAGTCTTCTTTCACGGATGGTAATTGGATTATAGGCGGGGATTTCAAAGCAATTAAAAATAGTAGCAAGAGGAAAGGTAGGATGGGGAGGGAGGTGGATAATGGGGCGGATCATTTTTGGAAATTCATTGACGATATGGATTTGGTGGATGTGCCGTGTAAAGGGAAGAGGTTTTCGTGGTATAGCGGGAATGGGATGGCTATGAGTAGAATCGATCGGTTCCTAGTGTTGGATGTGATTGTTAATAGATGGGGGTGGTGGGTCAATTAGTGGGGGAGAGAGATATATCGGATCATTTCCCGGTTTGGTTGGTTATGGATAACGTCGATTGGGGTCCAAAACCTTTCAAGTTTAACAATGAATGGTTCACTCTTAAATCTTTCATCCCGTTTGTTGAAAAGGAATGGAAAGAATTAGAGGTCGAAGGAAGAGGTGGTTATGTGCTAAAAGAAAAGCTTAGACGTCTTAAAGAGAGACTCACTTGGTGGAATAAATCGGTTTTTGGCAAAATAGATTTGGAGGTGGAGGAGAATGCGAGGGATATCAATGTTGAAGATTCTTGTTTGGAAGAGTTATCGGAGGAGTTGATTGGTGATTCTCTTAATAATAGGAATGAAGCCAATAAGAGATTTTGGTTAAATTTGCAGATAAAAGAaaacatgcttgtccaaaaatcaAGGCTTAAATGGTTAAATGAAGGAGATTCGAATGGTAGTTTTTTTCACAAGGTGGTAAGGGAAAGAAGAAGGCGCAATCACATTGGTCCGTTAAACACCAACGGGGGTTTGGTTGAGAAGGTGGAGGATGTTAGAGATGAAGTGACAAAGCACTTTTCTTTCAAATTTAAGGAGGCGGAGGTGGAAAGAATGCTATTTGGAGTTGTGGTAGTTCAAAGAGCCCGGGTCCGGATGGTTACTCTTTTTTGTTTTAACCATCGTTAAGGAAGATTTCatgaaattcatcaattattttcACAGCGGAGGAAGAATTTCTAAAGCTATCTTTTCATCTTTCTTGACTTTGGTTCCTAAGTCTCCAAATCCAACTTCTTTGGATGATTTTAGACCAATTTGTCTAGTAGGGTGTATGTATAAAGTGATTTCGAAGATATTAGCGGGAAGATTGAAAAAAGTGATTCACTCGGttatttcttcttgtcaaaccgCTTTTGTTCCGAATAGATATCTTCTAGATGGGGTCTTGGTGGCAAATGAGTTGGTGGATTTTTCTAAGAAAGAGGGGAGGAGGTGCCTTTTATTTAAAGTTGATTTCGAGAAGGCTTACGACAATGTTTCTTGAAATTTTCTTAGAAACATGTTATGTAGGATGGGTTTCGGTGTGAAGTGGATGGAAACGCTGGTATTCCAAAGTAGTATGTCCGTTTTAGTACATGGTAGTCCGAAAAAGGAGTTCGCGGTGGAGAAAGGTTTAAGGCAAGGGGATCCATTATCGCCTTTCCTTTTTGTGATTGTAGCCGAAGGCCTTGCGGGTCTTGTAAGGAAATCTTGTGAGATTGGTGATTTCCGAGGAATGGTGATAAATGGTAGTAGTGTTGTTGATATTCTCCAATTCATGGATGATACGTTGTTGGTGGGTGAAGGATCTTGGAGGCAAGTGTGGGCTATTAAAGTGGTGTTGAAAGCATTTGAGCTAGCTTCGGGTTTGGGGATCAATTATTGTAAGACctgtaattttataaataaattaatattttaaaattatagtatATTCTCACCTCTATGATATATTTTTGATCAAATATATAGTTAAATAGTATTTATACTAATAAAATCTTAGAATTTTTAGTTCATTAGTAGTTCAAGACATAAGTTTCTTAAAAATTTTGATTTCAATCTCTTTAATGTTCGGTAAAATTAGCcgccttaatttttaaaacaacccCTGTTTGATAAGGAGATTCTAGTAAtagaataacaaaattatttatgaaagagt harbors:
- the LOC131641186 gene encoding uncharacterized protein LOC131641186 codes for the protein MIIVSFNIRGGGNALKRRRISSILKKGDADIVLIQETKLTNMEDFVAKSMWSNTDVGFSFTNTVGMSGGILTLWRTERVEVIHSFKGEGYIGIKVFWKGNIYYVVSVYSSCLLFKKKELWENLVHVKSSFTDGNWIIGGDFKAIKNSSKRKGRMGREVDNGADHFWKFIDDMDLVDVPCKGKRFSWYSGNGMAMSRIDRFLVLDVIVNRWGWWVN